TGGTTCACGCGCGGGTTCAGGGAAACCGGCCCCTTTTTCCAGCGAAGGATCTACAGGTATCCCAACACCCAGCGGGCGGCGACCCTCTGGTATCACGATCACGCTCTCGGCATCACCCGGCTCAACATATATGCCGGGCTGGCGGGATTTTATTTGATCCGCGACCGCGAGGAGCTGTCCCTCAATCTTCCCAGGGGCAAATTTGACATTCCCCTGGTCATTCAGGACCGGTCCTTCAACCGGGACGGTTCGCTTTTTTATCCGAGAAGGCCGCAATCCGCCCCCCGCGGGATTCCAAACCCCTCCATCGTTCCGGAGTTTTTTGGCGACACAAATCTGGTGAACGGAAAAGTATGGCCCTTTCTGGATGTGGAACCCCGGAAATACCGGTTCCGCCTGCTGAACGGTTCCAATGCCCGTTTTTACACGTTGCGCCTCAGCTCCGGTCAGCCCTTCATCCTGATCGGGACGGACGGCGGGTTGCTGACGCATCCCGTCCGGGTCCAATCGCTCACCCTGGGGCCGGCCGAGCGCGCGGATGTGATCCTCGACTTTTCCGGCTACAGAGGGAAAACCGTCACGATGACCAACAGCGCTCCGGCTCCCTACCCGGACGGTGATCCCGTCAATCCGCGAACGACGGGGCTGGTCATGCAGTTTCGGGTTCACCGGCCGCTCAGCTCGAGGGATACTAGCTCCGTTCCCCGGCGCTTGAGCGCGCTTCCGCCCACGCCGTTGAGCCGGGTGAGCAGGGTGCGAAATCTCTCCTTGGTGGAGAGCACCGACCGCTTCGGCCGGCTGCTTTTGCTGTTGGAGAACAGGCGTTGGTCCGATCCGATCACCACCCGGCCGCGCCTGGGAAGTCTCGAATTGTGGCAATTGATCAATACTACTCCGGACACTCATCCGATTCATATCCACGAGATTCATTTCCGCATCCTGAACCGCCAGCCTTTTGATGTCGACCATTTTAATCGGACCGGAAAGCTTCGGTTCACCGGTGCCCCGCTCCCCCCGTCTCCCGATGAACGGGGACTGAAGGATACGGTCCGCGCCCATCCCGGACAAGTGACGCGGATCATCCCGCACTTCGGGCTCACTTCCTTCACCGGGGAGTTTGTCTGGCACTGTCACATTCTGGAGCATGAGGATTGGGAAATGATGCGTCCCTACCGGATTGTAAGAGGATAGCCCCGGATGAAGGACCGGGAGGAATCCAAGGAAACGGAAACCGGATTCCGGAAGTGGGAGGCGATTTTTGTCGCCTTCACCCGCTTGCGGTCGAGGTGGAAAATCGCCGTTGGTTGATCCGATCCCGGCGCGACGCTCCAGAGCTTCCTTTTACAGGCCCGGGGGCAGAGTTATAATGAGGAACAAGAGGGAGTTGGAGTTTAAAAAAAGGAGTGGTTGAGTGAAGGGCGGTTTTGTCGCTCGAGGCGTGTGGATGTTGACGGTTGTCGCTCTTTTGTTCCTGATTCCGGCATCATCCCCCGTCGTGTCGGGCGACTTCAAGGAACCGGATCGCGACTGGGTGGAAAGGCGCATCCGGGAAATGACCCTGGAGCAAAAAGTCGGCCAGATGTTCATGGTCGGTTTCGGAAACCCGGGAGATCAACCGGCTTACGAAATCAACGACCAGATTCGCACCCTGATCCAGGAAAAACATGTGGGTGGAGTCATTCTCTTCGGGCGGAACGTGGAGTCGCCGGAACAGGTGAGAAAGCTGACCGGCGAGCTGCAGAAGCTGGCCTTGTCCTCCCCTCCGGGAATTCCCCTCCTTGTCGCCATCGACCAGGAGGGGGGTCCCATCATCCGGATTCGGGAGGGGGTCACCCTTTTTCCCGGGAACATGGCGCTCGGAGCCACCCGCGATCCGAATCTCGCCTATGAGGCGGGAAGGATCGCGGGGATGGAGCTGAGAGCCATGGGGATCAATATGAATTTGGCTCCGGTCGTCGATTTGAACAACAACGCCAGGAATCCGGTCATCGGTGTCCGCTCCTTCGGGGAGGATCCGTCATGGGTTGCGCGGATGGCTGAAGCCAACATCCGCGGCTATCATGCCGGAGGGGTTTTGACCGCGGTGAAACATTTTCCGGGGCACGGGGACACCGCCGTCGATTCCCATGTGGATCTGCCGACGATTGCCCGGGACCGAAAGCGGTTGGAGGAGGCGGACCTGGTCCCGTTCCGGCGGGCCATCGCCCAAGGGGCGGATGCGGTCATGTCCGCCCATGTCACCTTTCCCGCCTTTGAACCCTCGGGATTGCCGGCGACCCTGTCCCGCCGGGTGCTGACCGGTTTGCTCCGGAAGGAACTGGGTTTTGACGGCGTGATCATGACCGATGATATGGAAATGGGAGCGATCGCCAAGAGGTTCGGATCGGCGAAGGCGGCGGTCCGGGCGATCCGGGCGGGAGCGGACGTGGTGTTGGTCTGCCACACCTTGTCGGTGCAAAAGGAGAGCATCGAGGCGGTGACGCAAGCCGTCCGAAGCGGAGAAATTTCCGAAGAGCGGATTGACCGGTCGGTCCGCCGGATTTTGAAATTGAAGGCGAAGCTGCTGGGATCGCAGTCCGTCTCCGGCGACTCGCTTGCGGAGGGCCCGATTTCGGAACGGGTCGGCCGGAAGGATTTTGCCGAGGTCGCCCGAACGGTGGCGCAGAGGGCGGTGACCCTTGTCCGCGATGACCGGAGGCTCCTTCCCCTCGATCCCCAAAAGCAGTCCCGCCTTCTCGTCCTCTCGCCGGAAGGAGCCTCCGAACTGGGCGATGCTTTGAAAAGGCAGGGATTTGATCCGGTGGTCCGAAACATCAGTCGGTCGCCCGGGGGACAGGAGATCCTGGAGGCTTCCCGGATGGCCGTTGAGGCGGATGCGGTGATTATCGGAACCCTCCGCGCCCAGATGCATCCGGAACAGGGGGACCTGGTCCGGGCGCTGCAGGCAACGCGAAAGCCGGTCATCGTGCTCGGTCTGGACACGCCCTACGATCCGATGGCCTTTCCCGAAGAGGGCACATATCTGGCCCTCTACAGCTCCCTCCCCGTCTCCCTGGAGGCGGCGGCCAAGGCCGTGGCCGGGAGAATTCCCCTTTCCGGGCGCCTTCCCGTCACCATCCCGGATATGTATCCCCTGGGCCACGGGCATGATCGGGAAATCCGTCAGGGGGTGGAGTGAGGGGCGCTTTTCGGTTCGCATCCGCCTGCGCGGATGCGAACCGTTTTTCTGCCCAAAAAAACGAGCAGGGCCGGCCCGCTCTTACAGGATCAGTTCGTAAATGACGTTTTCCCCGGGTTTTGATGCCTTGATCTTTCTACCCTGTTGTTGATGGGACACGCACCAGCTGTACACCTTCAAAGCGGCGCGCATCACCTGAGCGTAGGAGGTGGCTTCCGTCTCCGCCTTGAGCCTTTCCAAGTCGGCGAAGGAGCTGGGTGAAAATTCGATCTGAACCTTTTTGCCCACGATATTCCACTCCATTTCCGCCGTTTTTTTATTTATATGGAAACGGTGAAAAACGTGTGAAACAGGTTTGACCGGTGGGGAAAAAGGGTATGTAGCGTTCCATGGCCGCGGCATGTCTAATCGGGGGCGAGGTTACATATATATGGGACAAAAAGGTTCAAATGAGGTAGAATATGAGCAAAGAAATTGTGTACGCCCTGCTGGCGGCCCTCAGTTTCGGGATCGCTCCCTTGTTTGAGAAGTTGGGACTGGCCCGCACGGACCCGACGATCGCGCTGTTTATCCGCGCCTTTGTCACCATGGTGTTTACCCTGGGCTTTCTGGTGGCCTCCGGAAACATCGCCGCCTTTGCGAAGACCGATTTCCGCTCCGTGATCTATGTCATCCTGGGCGGCGTATTCGGCGTTTTGTTTGCCCAGTATTTCTACTTTCGGGCGCTGGAGAACGGCGAGGTGGGGCGGGTGATGCCCATTGTCGGCAGTTTTCCGGTCGTCGCCTTCCTCTTTTCCGTCCTTGTTTTCGGTGAAGCGGTCACCCTCTCGAAAGTGGCGGGCATCATCCTGGTGGTCGTCGGGGTCATCCTGCTGGGGAACCAATCATAGGGAGAGATGGGCAATCATGGACGACGAAATCCTTTCCATCACATCGGTGGAAAAACTGGAGGACCTGCTCCGGGATCATCGGAAACGAGGGGACCGCCTGCTGCTGTTTAAACACAGCACGGCCTGTCCCATCAGCGCCTCCGCCTTCGAAGAAGTGCGCGCCTTTTCCCGGGAAAAACCGGAGGCGCTGAAGATGGCGATGGTGCTGGTGATCGAGCACCGCGCGGTTTCCAACGCGATCGCGGACCGGTTCGGCGTGGAACATCAGTCGCCCCAGGTTCTTCTGATCGAGGGGGACCGCGCAAGATGGCACGCGTCCCATTGGGACATTACCCGGGATCGTCTGCTGGAGGCTGTCGCGGACAAGCCTTAAGGTGAAAATATGTGGAAATGATCCCCCGGCTGTGGTCTTTCGGCCGCGGGTTGGATTACAATCGGCAATGAAAGTTTCCGACAGGCTCAGGAGGTTGCAAATGAGTTCCAAAACGGATGTGTCCAACAGTAGGAAGTTTGTGGCGGATGAATTTATGGAGCGGCTTCAACAGCACCGGCGATATCTGTATCACATCGCTTATCGCCTGACCGGAAATTCGGAGGATGCCAAGGATTTGACCCAGGAGACCATCTGGCAGGCTCACCGGAAATCGAACAAATATGTCTATGAAAAGTCCCTGAAGGCTTGGCTCCGGACGATGATGACCAACCTGTTCCGGGATCTGAAGCGGAAAAAAAGTCTGAAACTGGTAGCGCTGGAAGACGCGTTTATACATTCGGAACCTCCTCTCTCGGTGGGCACCCAATCCGTTGAGGAGCAGGTGGAGAACCGCCTCCTGCTGGAGCGGGTGAAGGAGGAGATATGCGATTTGCCTGAAATTTACCGCCGCGTCATTGTTTTGCGCCATTTCCATTCGCTTTCCTATTCGGAGATCAGCGAACAACTGGATATTCCCGAGGGAACGGTGAAAACTCAGCTGTTCCGCGCGCGGAAGATGCTGAAGGAGCGATTGACCAAGAATGATTGAGGAGATGACCGGGGAATGTCTTGCCGGGATATGGATCGGCTAATCCAACTTTATGTGGATCGGGAACTGGACGAATCAGGCGTTCAACTCCTGCGCGAGCACGTGGCCGGCTGCACTGCCTGCAAGCGAAATCTGCAAGAGATGGTGGCACTGGTCAACACCCTGGAGGAGATACGGACCCATGTTCGCATGCATTCCGCTCCCGCTTCCTTGATATGGATGAAAAGGGCGGCCGTCTGTTTGTCGATCGCGGTGTTGATCTACCTGGCTCCCTTTGGTGCGTTGCCCTGGTTTGCCGACGAGCCGCAGATGGCGGTCAACCGCGGCGAGTCGGGCATTTCCCGGGAATTGCCCGAAGCGGCGCCGCACAAGGTGATGGTTTTTGCTACCCAGGGGGAAACCTTGCACATTCCCCAGAGCGACTATATTCGCGTGGTGAGCCCCAAAAAGTTCGATCCGGAGTCCGGAACCGAGACGGTGTGGATTTACCCCAGCGCCATCCCGTTTTTTCTGGAGGACGACTCCTCCTGGTACACCCGGATCAAGCGGTTGGTTTTTGTCAGGGTGCCGGATGACCGGACCTTCAAAACCCTGATGTCCACTTTTGGCATCGGTTTGGATCAAGGGACGGAACAGTTGGGCGACACGGCTTTTCCCACCTCCGTCATCATCACTCTGGGAAAAGAGCCGAAACTGACCACCTTCACCTTTCCGGAGCAGGAGCAGGAAATTTCCCGGTGGTTTGAAAAGCTTTCGGCGATCCGCTGACCGCGGAACAAGGATAAGGTGTGAGTCGGGATGCGCTTTGAAAATCCGTATGCCGGGGTGGTCCGTTGACCGCTCTTTTTTATTGGGCGGGTGGAGGGGAATCGGGCCGTGAGTGGAAGGGATTCCGGCACCTAAGCGGCGTTGTGGGGCACAAAAAACGCGCAATTCCCGCAGGTTTCAGGGGCGGACGGAACGGGTCAACCCCTTTTAATTTTTAGGGGTGACAACAGTCACTGAATCCGTTATAATAGTCGTCAAAATTTCTTTGCGGATGGGAGAGGAGCCGAGTGAGCCGGAGCCTGAGTCGATTGGATGAACTGAGAAGTCGGTTGGATGAGATCAACCTGCAGTTGCTCAACCTGATGAGCAAACGCGGGGCGATCGTCAAGGAGATTGGGGAGATTAAAAAGAAACAGGGAGTTCAGAAATTTGACCCCGTCCGGGAGCGGGAGATGCTGGACCAGCTGGTCAAGCACAACACCGGTCCCTTCGATGATGAGACGATTCGCCACCTGTTCAAGCAGATTTTCAAGGCGTCCCTCGAACTGCAGCAGGACGATCACAAAAAGACCCTACTCGTCAGCCGGAAGGATCATCCTCAGGATACGGTGGTCATGATCGGGGACGTTCCTGTCGGCAATCACCGGAAAGCCGTCGTGGCCGGCCCCTGCTCGGTGGAATCGGAGGAGCAGGTCCGCAAGGTGGCCGAATCGCTCAAGCGGCAAGGATTGCGCCTCTTGCGCGGCGGCGCTTTCAAACCGCGGACATCGCCCTACGACTTTCAGGGACTGGGCGAGGAAGGGTTGCGCATTTTGCGCCGCGTTGCCGATGAATTCGGTCTGAAAGTGGTCAGCGAGATCGTGAATCCCGCCGACATCGAGATGGCCGTCAAATACGTGGACGTGATCCAGATCGGGGCCCGCAACATGCAGAACTTTGAGCTTCTGAAGGCGGCGGGATCGGTGCGCACGCCGGTCTTTCTCAAGCGGGGCATGTCGGCGACCGTGGAGGAGTTGCTGTTTGCGGCGGAATACATCGTTTCCCGCGGCAACCGGCAGGTCATTCTCTGCGAGCGGGGAATTCGGACTTACGAAAAGTGGACGCGGAACACCCTGGATATCTCTGCGGTGCCTCTCCTGAAGCAGGAAAGCCATCTTCCGGTATTTGTCGACATCAGTCACGCCACGGGACGCAGGGACATTTTGCTCCCGGTGGCCAAGGCGGCACTGGCCGCCGGCGCCGACGGAATCATGGTGGAGGTGCACCCCGAACCCGCCGTCGCCCTGTCGGATGCCCATCAGCAAATCGACATTCCCCAATTTGAGAAGTTGATCTCCGACCTCCGCCAATCGGGACTGCTGTCGGAATCTCAGGATCCGGCTTCCGTGGCATCTTCGGGAAAATGACGCTTGCCGGAGCAAAAATGCCGACAGCCGGTCTGACTGTTTCCGAAGAATGAAGCCGTGCCGCGCCATCGCGGAATGCTGTGAATCCTCGCCCTGGAACCTTCACGAGGAAAAGGGGCGGGGATTTTCGTTGGAATAAGATGGTGGGGGTGGAAATCGTCGATCCCCTTTTTTCCTGCTATAATAGATATGACTTTTAAGACGGGAAATCTGTGCCAACCCCTTCGATTTACTATCCGGGTGCAGGCGACCTTCATTTGCGGTCCGAAAGGGTGGAGTTGGAAGTGGACGGACGTCGGTTTTTGCACGAGGCCAATCGAGATAAGTGGCCCCCGGAGCGGCTTTTCAGGGTCATGGCGCAGCATGTGCCGAAGCTTTATGTTCCTTACCTGCTGACAAACACAGGCAAAAAGCGGCCTCTGGTCTCACCGGGGCCGTCTCCGAAAAGTCAGCGGATGATCCTTTTCACCGATCCGGAGCCGGCAAAGCTGCTCCGAGTGGATCAGTCACTCACGCTGGTGGAGCGGAAGGCGCTGGATCTCCTGCGGAAGGCCTTTCGTTCGGATTATGCCGGGTTGGTGATCAATCCGGGCGATTCATCGCGGCGGGTCCTCAACCGGGAGGAGATGCTTCTTCTCTTTCGCGAATATGCGGTGATTGAAGGACGGCGTTTGGGTGGAGGATGGGTTCCGACCCGGGGGGACAAAATGTTATTGGTCCAGTTGGAGGATGGGACCTATACGGTGACCGTCTATATCGATGAACGGGATGTCCGGGAAGTGTGCGACTCCTGCGGAGGAGAACCGGTCCTTCATTCCTGGGACGTGATCCATAACCGTTGCCTTCAGGCGGGAGCCAGTGCTCCCTATGTCCAATTCGGTTTTCCGGAACAAGTCCTTCTGCTTCCCCGGCATATGAACCAGCTGCGAGGGCAGGATCCGGTGGCACAAGCCCTGGAATGGCAGCCGAGCCCGGAGGCGGTTCATTCGCAGAAACAAGCATCGGATTGGCAGCGTTCTCCGGAGTCGGTCCAGCCTCGGGAGCAAGCTTCGGAACGGCCGGAGACTCCGGAGTCGGCTCAGCCGCAGAAACAAGTATCGGATTGGCAGCAGACTTCGGAGTCGGTCCAGTCGCGGAAGCAGGTATCGGATTGGCAACAGCCGCCGGAGTCGGTCCAGCCTCGGGAACAAGCATCGGAATGGCCACAGGGTCCGGAGTCGGTTCAGCCTCAGGAACAAGTAGCGGAAAGGCGGCAGGCCACGGAGCAGGTTCAGCCGCAGGAACAAGTCGCGGATTGGCAACGGTCTTCGGAGTCGGTTCAGCCTCGGGAACAAGCGCCGGAGCGGCCGCAGTTCCCGAAGTTGGCTCAGCTGCAGGAGCAAGTATCGGAATGGCAGCAGTCTCCGGATGCTGTCCCACAGGAGAAGGTAGCAGAATGGCAACGTTCTCCGGAGCCGGTCCAGTCGCAGGAACAAGCGTCGGAATGGCAGCAGACTACGGAGCAGGTTCAGTCTCGGGAGCAAGTCGCGGATTGGCGACGGTCTCCGGAGTCGGTTCAACCTCGGGAACAAGTATCGGAATGGCCACAGGGTCCGGAGTCGGCTCAGCTGCAGGAGCAAGTTCCGGAATGGCAGCAGGCCACGGAGCAGGTTCATCCGCAGGAACAAGCATCGGAATGGCAGCAGTCTCCGGAGTCGGTTCAGCCTCGGGAGCAAGTCGCGGATTGGCAGCAGACTCCGGAGCCGGTTCAACCTCGGGAGCAAGCCTCGGATTGGCAGCGGGGTCCGGAGTCGTTCCAGTCGCAGGAACAAGCGTCGGAATGGCCACAGGGTCCGGAGTCGGCTCAGCTGCAGGAGCAAGTTCCGGAATGGCAGCAGTCTTCGGAGGCAGTTCATCCGCAGGAGCAAGCCTCGGAATGGCAGCCGAGCCCGGAGGCGGTTCATCCGCAGGAACAAGCATCGGAATGGCCACAGGGTCCGCAGTCGGATCAGCCTCGGGAGCAAGCTTCGGAACGGCCGGAGACTCCGGAGTCGGCTCAGCCACAGGAACAAGTAGCGGATTGGCAGCAGGCTACGGAGCAGGTTCAGCCGCAAGAACAAGTCGCGGATTGGCAACGGTCTTCGGAGTCGGCTCAGCCTCAGGAACAGGTATCGGATTGGCAGCGTTCTCCGGAGCCGGTTCAGCCGCGGAAGCAAGCCCCGGAACAGTTGCAAAGTCTGGAGCCTGCCCAACCGCAGGAACAAGCCCCGGAACGGCCGCAGGAACAGGAGCCGGTGCGGGTGCGGGAAAAAGAACGGGAAAGTCCGGAGTCCCGGGAAACCAAGGAATCTCTCGAGCGGTTGGAACAGGCGGTGAGGAGAGGGCAAGGATGGGTAAACACTCTGGAGATCATCCGGCGGATGAAGGAGCTGAGAAAGATTTGGGTCATCGTCGATCCGGACGGAAAGCCGGTCTTCCTTGATTCGGGGTCAAGGGTTCCGGTGGTGGATTTCTTTACTTCCCGGGACCATGCGGTTCGCCTGATTCAAGTGTTTCGGCAAGGGGGGAAAGAACTTCCCGATTTGGAGCCCCGGCTGGTGGATGCCCGTCCGCTGTTCAAACGGCTTGCCGCTTACAACCCGGTCGTCTGGATCAATCGGGGAGCCCCGGAAGGATGGATCTGCGTCTCCGATCATCTGCTGTCCGCCGTCCTCGCCGAAAGTTTTACCGATTCGGGTGTTTTTTCCGAAGCGGAACAATGAAGCGGGCGGCGCCTTGCATCGTTTTTAAAATTGTCATTTGTAAGCCCTTCATTTTGTCGAAATATAACCTTAATATTATAGAAGGGAAACCCTGATATACTTGGTGTGAAGGGGAAGTTGAAAAACGAACGGATGGGGTATTCAGGATGGAAAAAAAACGCGGAGCGGTAACAATTTATGATGTGGCGGAAGAAGCGGGCGTTTCCATGGCCACCGTGTCCCGGGTCATCAACGGGAGCCCCAATGTGAAGCCGGCCACGCGAAAAAAGGTGCTGGAGGCGATTCGCCGTCTGGGATACCGTCCCAACGCCGTCGCCCGCGGGCTGGCCAGCAAACGGACAACGACCGTGGGTGTGGTGATTCCGGATATCTCCAGCGCGTTCTTCGCCGAACTTACGCGGGGGATCGAGGATATAGCCAACATGTACCACTATAACATCATCATCTGCAATTCCGATCAACAGAAGCAGAAGGAATTGCAGCTGAGCGAGACGCTCCTGGAAAAGCAGGTGGATGGCCTGCTCTTTCTGGGCAGCGAGGTGACGGATGAACACCGGGAAATTTTCGACGGGGCCCTGGTTCCCGTCGTTTTGGCGGCCACGGTGGACCGGAAGGGGAAATATCCCTCGGTGTCGATCGACCAGAAACAGGCCGCCTTTGATGCCACCGAAGCGCTGATCCGGGAGGGACACCGGGAGATCGGCCTGATCTGCGGCCCGTTGACGGATACGATCAACGCCTATCCCCGGTATGAGGGATATCGGGCGGCTCTCGAGAAACACGGCCTCTCTTTCCGGGAAGATCTGGTTCGCATTGGGGATTACCGCTACCGGTCGGGGATTTCGGCGATGGAAAGCCTCCTGGCCGCCCCGTCTCCGCCGACGGCCGTCTTCGTCGCCGGGGATGAAATGGCCGTGGCGGCGATTCACGCCGTCCAGGATGCGGGGAAATCGGTTCCCGGAGATGTTTCGATCATCGGGTTCGACGATATTCCCCTGGCGTCCCAGGTGCGTCCGCAACTCAGCACGGTTTCCGTGCCGATGTACGATATCGGGGCCGTGGCCATGCGCCTTTTGACCAAATACATGAACGATGAGCCGGTGGAGAATCATGAAGTGGTCCTCCCGCACCGCCTGGAGTTCAGGGAGTCCACCCGCACCAGAGGAGAGGACTGACGTCTTGCTTTCCGGCGGTTTCCGGCGGGGCGGCTTTTTCGGGCTTGCGCCGGGACAGAAAGGAGAGAAATCGCCATGGTGATCGGTGTCATCGGGGCGATGGACGAAGAGATCGCCCTCCTGTTGGATGAAATGGGGGAAGTGACGGAGGAGGAATACGCCGGCACAACCTACCACCGGGGACGGTTGGAAGATGTGTCGGTGGTGTTGTGCAAATCCGGGGTGGGGAAGGTGAACGCGGCGGTCAGCACCCAGGTGTTGATCGATCAGTACCAGGTGGATGCCGTTATTTTTACCGGTGTCGCAGGGGCTCTCCATCCGGATCTGGATATCGGCGATATCGTGATCTCCACCGAGTGCCAGCAACATGATGTGGATGCAAGTCCCCTCGGCTTCGCTCCGGGGGAAATCCCCTTTCAGGAAACCTCCGTCTTTCAGGCGGACCCGCACCTCGTCGCCTTGGCGGAGGAAGCGTCGGAGAAGGCCTCCGGCGGGAAGACGATGAAGGGGAAGATTCTCTCCGGCGACCAGTTCATTTCCGATACGGAGCGGGTTCGCAAGTTGCACGAACGTTTTGGGGGAATGTGTGTGGAGATGGAAGGGGCGGCGGTCGCCCACGTGTGCCACCTGAACCGGGTTCCCTTCGTCATTCTCCGGTCCATCTCGGACCGGGCGGACCATTCCGCCCACGTCAATTTCACCCGGTTTACCAAGATGGCTTCCCGCCGCTCCGCCGGCATCGTTCGGCGCATGCTGGCGGAACTTCGGCAAAAGGGATTGTCGCCAAAAAGTTGAGGAAGGGACCGGGCGCGTCTGCGGAGTGCGCCCGGTTTTTCTTGTTGTCGGAAACAACCTGTGCCCCTCCGGGGAAGGACGATCCTTAGGGTGTCTTTGGCTCGACCTTCGCCGCAGCAGCAAGCTCCCGCGGCACTCTCCTCTGGTCTTGTCTCTGGCTTACAGCGCGCCGTTTTGCAGTGATCCTGTTTATTGCAAAACGGACAAGCGGCACCGGGCCGAACAGCGCACCCGCAACCGGCGGTAGCACAAAGACCGGCGCAAAACGGAAAAATCGGCGCAATCCACGCATCGAACCTGGTGAACAAGCCCTTGTCAGGCGGCCGGAGGGGGGTGTGCCGCTTCGTTTCGC
The sequence above is drawn from the Planifilum fulgidum genome and encodes:
- a CDS encoding 5'-methylthioadenosine/adenosylhomocysteine nucleosidase translates to MVIGVIGAMDEEIALLLDEMGEVTEEEYAGTTYHRGRLEDVSVVLCKSGVGKVNAAVSTQVLIDQYQVDAVIFTGVAGALHPDLDIGDIVISTECQQHDVDASPLGFAPGEIPFQETSVFQADPHLVALAEEASEKASGGKTMKGKILSGDQFISDTERVRKLHERFGGMCVEMEGAAVAHVCHLNRVPFVILRSISDRADHSAHVNFTRFTKMASRRSAGIVRRMLAELRQKGLSPKS
- a CDS encoding anti-sigma factor family protein; protein product: MSCRDMDRLIQLYVDRELDESGVQLLREHVAGCTACKRNLQEMVALVNTLEEIRTHVRMHSAPASLIWMKRAAVCLSIAVLIYLAPFGALPWFADEPQMAVNRGESGISRELPEAAPHKVMVFATQGETLHIPQSDYIRVVSPKKFDPESGTETVWIYPSAIPFFLEDDSSWYTRIKRLVFVRVPDDRTFKTLMSTFGIGLDQGTEQLGDTAFPTSVIITLGKEPKLTTFTFPEQEQEISRWFEKLSAIR
- a CDS encoding bifunctional 3-deoxy-7-phosphoheptulonate synthase/chorismate mutase encodes the protein MSRSLSRLDELRSRLDEINLQLLNLMSKRGAIVKEIGEIKKKQGVQKFDPVREREMLDQLVKHNTGPFDDETIRHLFKQIFKASLELQQDDHKKTLLVSRKDHPQDTVVMIGDVPVGNHRKAVVAGPCSVESEEQVRKVAESLKRQGLRLLRGGAFKPRTSPYDFQGLGEEGLRILRRVADEFGLKVVSEIVNPADIEMAVKYVDVIQIGARNMQNFELLKAAGSVRTPVFLKRGMSATVEELLFAAEYIVSRGNRQVILCERGIRTYEKWTRNTLDISAVPLLKQESHLPVFVDISHATGRRDILLPVAKAALAAGADGIMVEVHPEPAVALSDAHQQIDIPQFEKLISDLRQSGLLSESQDPASVASSGK
- a CDS encoding multicopper oxidase family protein produces the protein MKLQRRLTPFVDPLPVPGVLRPVARKPNFTFYVVRMMEAFQKLHRDLPPTRIWGYEGKYPGPTIEVWRNEPVRVLWLNQLPKRHFLPVDQTIHGARGNPEVRTVVHAHGVVSPPDSDGHPDAWFTRGFRETGPFFQRRIYRYPNTQRAATLWYHDHALGITRLNIYAGLAGFYLIRDREELSLNLPRGKFDIPLVIQDRSFNRDGSLFYPRRPQSAPRGIPNPSIVPEFFGDTNLVNGKVWPFLDVEPRKYRFRLLNGSNARFYTLRLSSGQPFILIGTDGGLLTHPVRVQSLTLGPAERADVILDFSGYRGKTVTMTNSAPAPYPDGDPVNPRTTGLVMQFRVHRPLSSRDTSSVPRRLSALPPTPLSRVSRVRNLSLVESTDRFGRLLLLLENRRWSDPITTRPRLGSLELWQLINTTPDTHPIHIHEIHFRILNRQPFDVDHFNRTGKLRFTGAPLPPSPDERGLKDTVRAHPGQVTRIIPHFGLTSFTGEFVWHCHILEHEDWEMMRPYRIVRG
- the ytxJ gene encoding bacillithiol system redox-active protein YtxJ, with translation MDDEILSITSVEKLEDLLRDHRKRGDRLLLFKHSTACPISASAFEEVRAFSREKPEALKMAMVLVIEHRAVSNAIADRFGVEHQSPQVLLIEGDRARWHASHWDITRDRLLEAVADKP
- the nagZ gene encoding beta-N-acetylhexosaminidase codes for the protein MLTVVALLFLIPASSPVVSGDFKEPDRDWVERRIREMTLEQKVGQMFMVGFGNPGDQPAYEINDQIRTLIQEKHVGGVILFGRNVESPEQVRKLTGELQKLALSSPPGIPLLVAIDQEGGPIIRIREGVTLFPGNMALGATRDPNLAYEAGRIAGMELRAMGINMNLAPVVDLNNNARNPVIGVRSFGEDPSWVARMAEANIRGYHAGGVLTAVKHFPGHGDTAVDSHVDLPTIARDRKRLEEADLVPFRRAIAQGADAVMSAHVTFPAFEPSGLPATLSRRVLTGLLRKELGFDGVIMTDDMEMGAIAKRFGSAKAAVRAIRAGADVVLVCHTLSVQKESIEAVTQAVRSGEISEERIDRSVRRILKLKAKLLGSQSVSGDSLAEGPISERVGRKDFAEVARTVAQRAVTLVRDDRRLLPLDPQKQSRLLVLSPEGASELGDALKRQGFDPVVRNISRSPGGQEILEASRMAVEADAVIIGTLRAQMHPEQGDLVRALQATRKPVIVLGLDTPYDPMAFPEEGTYLALYSSLPVSLEAAAKAVAGRIPLSGRLPVTIPDMYPLGHGHDREIRQGVE
- the ccpA gene encoding catabolite control protein A; translation: MEKKRGAVTIYDVAEEAGVSMATVSRVINGSPNVKPATRKKVLEAIRRLGYRPNAVARGLASKRTTTVGVVIPDISSAFFAELTRGIEDIANMYHYNIIICNSDQQKQKELQLSETLLEKQVDGLLFLGSEVTDEHREIFDGALVPVVLAATVDRKGKYPSVSIDQKQAAFDATEALIREGHREIGLICGPLTDTINAYPRYEGYRAALEKHGLSFREDLVRIGDYRYRSGISAMESLLAAPSPPTAVFVAGDEMAVAAIHAVQDAGKSVPGDVSIIGFDDIPLASQVRPQLSTVSVPMYDIGAVAMRLLTKYMNDEPVENHEVVLPHRLEFRESTRTRGED
- a CDS encoding EamA family transporter, which produces MSKEIVYALLAALSFGIAPLFEKLGLARTDPTIALFIRAFVTMVFTLGFLVASGNIAAFAKTDFRSVIYVILGGVFGVLFAQYFYFRALENGEVGRVMPIVGSFPVVAFLFSVLVFGEAVTLSKVAGIILVVVGVILLGNQS
- a CDS encoding RNA polymerase sigma factor; translated protein: MSSKTDVSNSRKFVADEFMERLQQHRRYLYHIAYRLTGNSEDAKDLTQETIWQAHRKSNKYVYEKSLKAWLRTMMTNLFRDLKRKKSLKLVALEDAFIHSEPPLSVGTQSVEEQVENRLLLERVKEEICDLPEIYRRVIVLRHFHSLSYSEISEQLDIPEGTVKTQLFRARKMLKERLTKND